The DNA sequence CAGCAAAATAGGCTAAAGATTGCACAAATTCAGTTGGCCAACCGAACTGAAGCTTTTCTGAAAAGGCAACAATCGGAATTGAAACAATTGACCATGGGAGCAAAGAATAAAACCAACCGCTTTGTTACCCGCCAGAATCATTTGCTCGATCAATCAGGAAATAAGTTGAACTTTGTTTTTCGGGAACAAATGCTGAAAAGCAAAAATCAACTGAGCCAGTTTCAATACCTGATTAAAATCCGGAGTACGGAGACCATTCGGGCTGAAAAGAAAAACCTGAGTTCGATCCAGGAAAAATTGCGACTGGTTGATCCGCAGAATATTTTGAAACGTGGTTATTCGCTGACCATGCTGAACGGCAAGATCGTGAAATCAGTCAGGCAAATAAAGGAAGGAGACCTGCTGGAAACGAGGCTGGGCGATGGAACTGCTGAAAGTACTGTGGATAAGATAAAGCATTAGCGATCATTAAATTATTCATCTCAAGGTGACTAATAATATTATTAATGTACAGACGCACGATCGTGCGTCTCTAACTAAAAAATATGGCAACGAAAAAAGTAACTTACAAAGAGGCAATTACAGAAATAGAAGATATTCTGGAAAAGATTGAAAGTGAAGAACTGGATGTGGATGAATTGGCCGAGCAGGTGAACCGGGTTTCGGCGCTGATTACCATTTGCAAAGACAAACTACACAAAACGGAAGAAGAAGTTGAAAAGATACTGAAGGAAATGAATCAGTAACTTCCATTTCCTGAATTTTGTGAACATCAGGTGTTTGTCATTCGTTTAGCTAGTGAGGATTATATAACTTAAACTCGTCAGCGAAATGAAACAGATTCTTTTGGTATTACTCTTCATTGGGATTTGGGGCTGCGGCCAACAAAAAAACAACTCGCAGAACTTACAAAACCGGATTGACAGTCTGGAACTGAAGCTGGCCGAAAGTTATAAGCCCGGGTTTGGCGAATTTATGAGCGGCATTCAGGCTCATCATTCCAAACTCTGGTTTGCCGGGCAAAACCAGAACTGGAAGCT is a window from the Aquipluma nitroreducens genome containing:
- the xseB gene encoding exodeoxyribonuclease VII small subunit, producing the protein MATKKVTYKEAITEIEDILEKIESEELDVDELAEQVNRVSALITICKDKLHKTEEEVEKILKEMNQ